One stretch of Miscanthus floridulus cultivar M001 chromosome 18, ASM1932011v1, whole genome shotgun sequence DNA includes these proteins:
- the LOC136519920 gene encoding uncharacterized protein, whose translation MAKGQILAVLQIGGEFTTDEDGHMSYSGGEAHAMHVQSDWTFSAFKQEISSTLNNLKLDQFAFKYFLPKNDKTLISISNDKDLRRMVEFHAESDSTYIYVMKKADNRSKSILAVSATPTDAFAIAPTTQDGSKRQKVCASWKNVITGVGQVFEGPKDFRDALHKYAIAHRFHYRFIKNDSSRVTAECTDEGCPWRIHASKSPAKKEFMIKKISESHTCESETAKSNRLASQRWVASVIKEKLRDSPNYRPRDIANDLQREYGLCLNYSQAWRGRSIAQKELYSTHEEACSQLPWFCQRIVGTNPGSVATVVALEDSKFRFFVAFHASLHGFEHGCRPLLLLEAITAKPNKHWKLLAAASVDGEGDVFPVAFGVVDDESHENWHWFLEQLKSSLGTSRTITFISNGEHGLWDVVSSVFQESHHGYCVESLIEEFKTQLDDAWTEELKDSMVEHLKKAIYSCTADEFNQYIELIKSESDKLADWLLEIKPEQWSDAFFKGSRHGQYSCNIFGTVSEWIPTRYELSVVQLVDTIRCKLMEMMYTRRESSNAWTEVLTPAANQKLQEEVNKAHTLNVLPAENDENGNVFKVCDDSINVVNLDTWECTCQRWHISGLPCMHAIAVLDRTGQYAYDYCVKYFTTGCYRLTYSLSINPIPDVVVPPTLIDAAQSPVTYPCPLRTRRRVGRPKEKPADPRIAIKRAVRCSRCKGYGHNKATCKVPIST comes from the exons ATGGCGAAGGGACAAATATTAGCTGTTCTTCAAATAGGTGGAGAATTCACCACCGATGAAGATGGACACATGTCATATTCTGGTGGAGAGGCACATGCTATGCATGTCCAAAGTGACTGGACTTTTAGTGCATTTAAGCAAGAGATATCGTCGACACTTAACAATCTGAAGCTTGACCAGTTTGCATTCAAGTATTTCCTTCCAAAGAATGATAAAACTTTGATCTCTATTTCCAATGACAAGGACCTACGACGCATGGTTGAATTCCATGCAGAGTCAGATTCAACATACATTTATGTCATGAAGAAAGCTGACAACAG GTCAAAGAGCATTCTTGCTGTCTCGGCCACTCCCACAGATGCCTTTGCCATTGCCCCAACAACTCAGGATGGGTCTAAGAGACAAAAGGTTTGTGCAAGTTGGAAGAATGTGATAACTGGAGTTGGCCAAGTGTTTGAAGGACCTAAGGATTTCCGTGATGCCTTGCATAAGTATGCCATTGCACATAGGTTCCATTATAGATTTATCAAGAACGATTCATCTCGTGTGACTGCTGAGTGTACTGATGAAGGTTGCCCATGGCGAATACATGCTTCTAAGTCCCCTGCAAAGAAAGAATTTATGATCAAGAAAATATCTGAAAGCCACACCTGTGAATCAGAAACAGCCAAAAGTAATCGGTTGGCTTCTCAGCGATGGGTTGCTAGTGTCATAAAAGAAAAGTTGCGTGATAGTCCAAACTACAGACCAAGAGATATTGCAAATGATCTTCAACGAGAGTATGGACTATGCCTGAACTATTCACAGGCTTGGCGTGGAAGATCAATTGCTCAGAAGGAACTTTATAGTACACACGAAGAGGCATGCAGTCAGCTGCCTTGGTTTTGTCAAAGGATTGTAGGGACAAACCCTGGAAGTGTGGCAACTGTAGTGGCCTTGGAAGATTCAAAGTTTCGTTTCTTTGTTGCATTCCATGCGTCACTCCATGGTTTTGAGCATGGGTGCAGGCCGCTACTTTTGCTTGAAGCGATAACTGCAAAGCCcaataagcattggaagctacTGGCTGCTGCTTCAGTTGATGGTGAAGGTGATGTGTTCCCAGTTGCTTTTGGTGTTGTGGATGATGAGTCGCATGAAAATTGGCATTGGTTTCTCGAGCAACTAAAATCTTCACTTGGGACATCTCGGACCATCACATTCATATCGAATGGAGAACATGGACTTTGGGATGTAGTATCTTCGGTTTTCCAAGAGAGTCATCATGGCTACTGTGTGGAGTCTCTTATTGAAGAATTTAAGACACAACTGGATGATGCATGGACTGAGGAACTAAAAGATTCCATGGTTGAGCATCTTAAGAAGGCCATATATTCATGCACAGCTGATGAGTTCAATCAGTATATTGAGCTCATCAAAAGTGAATCTGACAAGCTTGCTGATTGGCTCTTGGAGATCAAACCTGAGCAGTGGTCAGATGCTTTTTTTAAGGGATCACGTCATGGGCAGTATTCTTGTAATATTTTTGGCACTGTGTCTGAGTGGATTCCCACGAGATATGAGCTTTCAGTTGTGCAATTGGTTGACACGATAAGGTGCAAGCTGATGGAGATGATGTACACACGCAGGGAATCTTCCAATGCATGGACTGAGGTATTAACACCGGCAGCCAATCAGAAACTTCAGGAAGAGGTGAACAAAGCCCACACCCTCAATGTCCTTCCAGCAGAAAACGATGAAAATGGCAATGTGTTTAAGGTCTGTGATGACTCAATTAATGTTGTCAACCTTGACACATGGGAATGCACCTGCCAAAGGTGGCATATTTCTGGGCTGCCGTGCATGCATGCAATTGCCGTATTGGACCGCACCGGGCAATATGCATATGACTACTGTGTGAAGTACTTCACAACAGGATGCTACCGCTTGACCTATTCCTTGTCAATAAATCCCATACCTGATGTTGTTGTGCCGCCTACATTAATCGACGCAGCTCAGAGCCCAGTAACATACCCATGCCCACTGCGAACCCGGCGTCGGGTTGGCCGGCCAAAAGAGAAGCCTGCTGATCCTCGCATTGCAATCAAGAGGGCAGTGCGCTGCAGCAGGTGCAAGGGTTATGGCCACAACAAGGCAACCTGCAAAGTTCCTATCAGCACATAG